The DNA sequence TGCATGGCAGAAGGGACGGGATAGCATGATCAAAATTCTCGGTGATCCAATCGATATTCATGCCATGGACCTGCAGAACGGGTTTACTGACATGGAGCAAGACATCCTGCAGCGCATGGCAGTAAGTTCAATCTTGTACACATACCCTTCGATAGAACAGCTGAAGTTTGAGCTTACGCTTAGAAGTCATATTGTATCCGCCGCTAAAGCCCTTGACCAAAGTGGAGTGGATTTTGCGGGATTCAGCACATCGCGCTGCAATCCCCGCTACTGGATACGAACGGAGGAAGGTGGGTGTCAACTAAAGGAAGGGGTGCAGCCAGCGGAAGCAATTCGGGATATTTTTAAAGAAGGCCGCCTGTATGCATTTGAGTGTGCTACAGCAATCGTCGTTGTTTATTATAAGGCGATTCTTGATTCGATCGGTGAGATGAATTTTAATCGTTTGTTTTCCCCGCTTCTCTTGTTTGATGGCACATATGACAAAGACCTTGGGCTGACCTGGAGAGAGAAGACCCACTATATTCCAGGGGATGTGCGGTATTTTAAGAACCCGGAGTACAACCCAAAGACTCCGGAATGGCAGGGCGAAAATGTTGTGCTGCTAGAAGATGGCCGTTATTTTGCCCACGGGATCGGCATCAAAACCGACGAGGAAATCATTGCTTCCCTCAACAAAGAACGAAAACCTCATGCGACACGTTCCGCCTATCTGCTCGAGGGTGCAGCGGAGCCTGCGTTTTCTCATCTTTCTCAATACGCTATCAGAAGTGAAAACAGAAGGCGGATTCTTCATGCATCCCCTGAAAAGCGATATATTGTTGCGCAAATAGGGCAGACAGCATACCTTGCACTCTAAACCTGTCTGCGTGGGTTTCTATACCATCCCTTTTTTACAATTTCCCATACTTTCTCCATACTTCTGCTGTTTTTCCTCTGTACGATAAGACGTAGCTTATACATGGATGCGATCGTAGGCAGAAGGAGGAATACGATGGGATACTATCGAGATGAAAACACGCAAAAAGAGAAGGGTAGAGGAGGGTGCGCCCGCAGCTTTTTCTCAGCGATTGCTGGCGCGATGATGGGTGGCTTGCTCGTACTTCTGCTGCTGCCTTCCTTGGTTAAGACAGGCTACGTATCTCTTAGCAGTCAAGGCGTACAGAATCAACCGGCAGCAAGCACTCCTGCTTCT is a window from the Aneurinibacillus sp. REN35 genome containing:
- a CDS encoding protein-glutamine gamma-glutamyltransferase; this encodes MIKILGDPIDIHAMDLQNGFTDMEQDILQRMAVSSILYTYPSIEQLKFELTLRSHIVSAAKALDQSGVDFAGFSTSRCNPRYWIRTEEGGCQLKEGVQPAEAIRDIFKEGRLYAFECATAIVVVYYKAILDSIGEMNFNRLFSPLLLFDGTYDKDLGLTWREKTHYIPGDVRYFKNPEYNPKTPEWQGENVVLLEDGRYFAHGIGIKTDEEIIASLNKERKPHATRSAYLLEGAAEPAFSHLSQYAIRSENRRRILHASPEKRYIVAQIGQTAYLAL